The Cottoperca gobio chromosome 5, fCotGob3.1, whole genome shotgun sequence region gtttatcagaaacattcaaattaaaaatcaccaaatttgtggttttcactgcagacaaatgtaatggagtaagacgtgcaatatttgcctctgagatgtagtggagcagaagtataaagtttcataaaatggaaatacttgagtaaatgtacttagttacattctaCCACTGCATGCACAACATACCGCAAGCAAACAATGATTAATACAGACAACTTCTACTCTTTCAATAGGTTTTTCGGTGATATTCACATTGATAGACCCAGTCCCTCAGCGCTTGTGGGCCTCTTATCATGTGTTTGGGCTGCTGACATGTGGACAAGGTCTCTGCACTGTCATCCTGactctgacagcagcagcatgtgtAAGAGAAAGAACTGAAGTGTTATCATGAAGTTCTACAGAGAAAACTGCTGCATCAAAATGattgacatacagtacatatgtaTGTTCACAGGCCAAAACCACCCCTGAGCTGTACTACACGTCCCTTATTCTTACCGTCGCGTCCATTTTCAGTACAGGTGaagtacatttcttttaaataatatgtGAGCGTTCACACATGCACTGGGGTTTCAGTTCAAAGGATTAACacctgtttgtgtctgttcagGTTTTTTCACGGTGAGAGGCGGCCTCTGGTTGACTAACAGGAAGCCTGTGACGGACGCGAGCACAAACAATGAGCAGTAAAGCGCTCCAGCTGCCCCACGGTGACATCTGATACTCCACATATTAAGATTTCATGTGGTTTCCATGCCACCAGCAGTTGGTAACTTTAAACCATGGGAAAGTGACTTGATCCCTCTCACGTTTTAATGCTCACTTCAGAAAGAACATCACAAAGCAGGTGTTTGTCCCAATTGTTAAAGCGGCTTTTATTTGTTGATGGACATTTGTTTCACAATCAGTCATAGGAAGCTCATACAGATGTACCAAATATTTTGAATTACCTGAAtatgaaatgttgttatttctattattaaacatacaaaaaatataaatgtttgatgGGACCAGTCACATGTTATTCTATTCTAACTCACTGATGACATTTCAAGTGTATCACTGCGGCTCAACGATAGAAAATATACAATCTAAGAATGTAGATTACACAGTAAACAGTTTATCTGCACATTCACATAATTACCTGAGATCATACAAACCACCTGGATTAGAAGTAATTAGTTAGTTGGACTTGGTTTTTGGCATCAGATATGCATATAGTGCTACATACCCTGCACTTTGTAAACTGCAGACATTTACTATTTGCTAGATTTTCACTCATCTCACATATAATAAGGTTTAGATAAACTATAAAAAGAAGTATGCATTTCACACGCCACACAAAATATTTGCACGAGGTTTGAACATCCAATAAAAAAGTGCCACATCAGTAGTTTTTAACCCATTAACCACAAATTGAAACCTGATGgcacaatgtaaaataaatgcatcGGTAATGTTAAGCACTTTCTTTGACGCCCGTGTCTATAATGCATTGTAAGCATTATAAACAGTTTATAGCACTTTATAATTATAAGCACTCGTACGTATTcctaatgctttataacaataatcataacacaaagcattttataataatactttatcATTGCTGGTCTTTAACTGACATTCTTTTGCAAGTAagaatgcattataaacatactattataaaaagattataatgtgtacaactatgggaattataatacactatgcTCCTTGCAAAACATATCAGTGCAATGTTTATGATACTTTACCTTatacataattataaaataagttttaatgtgtaatgattattaatatttgaGTGCTTATAAATATGATTATGCAGATTATATGtcatttataatgcattatagacatgggcgtcATAGAGAGAGTTACCGTTAAAGTACATTTGTGGTTAATAAGCTAAAACATGTAAAACCACTGGTCCTTTAAGTACTGGCTCATACGTTTCCACCAATCAGCTGTCCAATTAAAGCAGCTCCACAAACAATGTTACAAATGTCATTCCTATCCTAAAAGTGCGTCGTAGTCAATGTACCAAACGAGTCTGCCGTCAGCAGGCTTCACCCCGGTGACAGGCCACTTGTCTGGGTTGTCCTTCACTCGGCTCAGCTGGGTGATGAGTTCATGCTTGCCTTTGCCCATCACTAAAAGAGCAACTGTGCGTGCTCGGTTAATGGCACTGAAAGTGAGGCTCATGCGTTGATGAGGCTTGACAGGGCTCTCAGTGATGGCCACCAGACTCTCCCCAAGTTCAGCCACTTTACTCCCCGGGAACAGAGAGGCAGTGTGGCTGTCATGGCCGACCCCCAGCAGTACAAAGTGGAAGCTGGAGCCATTAACTAACTTGCTGACCTCTTTCTCATACAGCAGCGCTCCTGCGTCTTCCTCCACACACAGACGCTGGTTGAGCTGCACTGGCATGGGGTGGATGTTGTAATAGGGTATCCTCACATGTTGCAGCAGATGTTCATGCATGCTGTGGAAGTTGGACTCCAGTTCAGTCAGTGGCACGCAGCGCTCGTCCACCATCCACACATGGGTGTTCCTCCAGGGGAAGGAGAAGTGGTGCAGGACCAACCTGTGGAACAAAGCGATAGGAGTGGACCCACCAGAGAGGGCAAGATGGAAAACACCGCCCTCATGCACCGCTGCCTCCGCTGCTTCCTGAATGTCTGCAGCTAGcctctccaccagctcctcaGCCCAGGCCGACACCATGTCACCACTACGAAATTTGCCTTGCATCACTTGGAAACCGTTTGCTGACGTGCCACCCATCTGATCGGGGCTGATAATCACCACGTCACTGCTGTAGACAATGTCTTTCCCTTTCACACGGACGTCGAGCATGTCTCCGTTGTCGGCACCCCCGGGGTAGATGCGTGGAAAAGAGCTGGCTAGGCTACTGAGCAGTGGTGTCCATAAGCCCCAGGAGGCCAGCAGGTTTTCAGCACTAATAAAACTATTCTTACGTCCAGCAAATATGTGAGAAATAAGTTCTGAATAAGCTTCCCTCTGCTCTGTCGGAGTTTGAACGTAATAGTCGGAAATAGGCAAACCTAGAATATTGACATCTGTATGCTCAGTCACTTCCTTCCACTCACCGCCCATTAAAACGGGCCTGAATAAATTCTTACTCACAAGAATTGCTGGATATTTAAGGCTGCCATGCCCAAAGTAGAAAACGATCTGTTTGGGCTTGCAGTGAACGCTGTTGTGGTTTTGAAGACAAAACACGTCATTCTTGAAAAGAATTCGTGCATATCCCACCCGCTCATCTAACATCTTCCCTGAGATCAAAAGAATTGGCACACCTTCATACCGGGCCTCATCGATGTGTGCCAGTACagctgaaagacacaaacagaatCGCTTTGTAGCAGAACTATATTGGTTGCATAGCAAGTGTCTCAATACATAAAATCATAACGATGAAAAAGAACAGCCGTCACCTGCAAATGTTGGCGTGAGACTGACGTGATCTTTTGTCTTATTCATCTCCTGCTGAACGGATGTTTTGTACGCTTGGTATTGGCCGACCACCGCTTGATTCTTTCCAATAGGCAGCAGGGAACTGAAGATCTGCAGCTTGTTTTGGAGGACTTCCTCACTGCTGCTTCGATTCATGGGAAGCCTCATGGTCAACAGGGTCATGACCTCAGTCAGGTGGTTCTGTAGCACATCTCTGATCACCCCGTACTGGTCATAGAAGGGAATACGACCTTGAGGGCAAAACGACGAGAGAGGACATGAACCCATGATTACGTCTTAATAATTCTTGCTACTTTTTCGTATCTCAAAAGACTTAGTTTCAACATTATCGCAACAACATATTATGTAATTACattgcattatgtaataacaccCACATCTTTTAATAATCCGCTGCATttgtaataaacaaataataataataaaataatcaatttcAGCATTTTGAAACAAATTATTACATATTTCAGTGGTTATTACAAATTGCAGGAGttgcacataataataataataataataataataataataataataaatgtaatacagtacatgcattatgtaataaccaACCAAAATGGATGTCTTTATTTGTACATGTTCTATTTTTAGGAAGGAATACGGTGACACTGGATGTAGTTTTggtcaataaaacaaatataatctactaattgtatcttttaaaatgtattttgagtcAGTATAATTAATGCTTCAATGCataaaataattgcatttgttttaacGATTTGAATATTATTATGAATGCATGTTTTATTGCAATTGCATTTATTGCAACTCTCGCATTTTGTAATAACCActgcaatatataataatttattccAAAATAGGGATATGTATTACATATTGCGTTCAAGCCGTTTATCACAAAACGGGTGTTGCTACATAATGAAgtgaaaatgtattacattttgtttaatattacataaaattgttttaaatcacCTTTAACATCGAGGGTCTCTTTCATTACGATCTCCACTCTCTCGATGTGGTGCTTGTTCCAGATGGGATCCAGAAACTTATTGTTCTCTACTCTGAATGGAAGTATATTTGCAACCACCTTTTcacaaaaagcagaaaaacatgAACCATGAAATCAAAACATCTGAATTACAGAGTCACAGGtgaaaggcacacacacacacacacacacacacacacacacacacacacacacacacacacacacacacacacagtaggatCTTCTCACCTGCTTCCCCAGGTAATGGTCGATTCTGTACATTTCTTCATCCTTCAAGGAGCTCCCGAGCTGAGACGCAAGTAGCTGAGCACTCCTGAAGTCATGTCCGAAAGGTTTCTCCAGCACCACCCTCAGCCACGCCCCGCTGTTTGGCCTGCAACTATTATTTATCTTATCAGCAATGTCTGCATATGCAAAGGCTGGTACTGAGAGGTAGAAGAGCCTGCCTGCCTCTGTTATTCCCTCCTGCTGTAGCTCTTGCTCAATGTGCTTGGCCAGATCCTGGTAGTCCTCTAGAGTCTTCAGCTGCCGATACTGTGCGAGCCGCAGGAGCTGCTCTTTCAGCAGAGCACAGCGCTCCTGTGATGCATCCTTTGAGCAGGCAACCGCCTTTAGGATCTCAAAGAGGACCGGTTTGCCCGCATCGGCAGGTGACAGTCCTCCGCCATAGAAGGAGAAAGTGTTTCCACTACTGACCTGGTTTTCGTACAGCTCGAAGAAGCCCTGCCACAGGTACTTCTTTGCCAGGTCCCCTGTGCCTCCCACGATCACCACCGAAACATGGCCGGGTCTCTGTGCCTCTGCTCTTTCTTCGCCATTTCCTCCCTGGACACACAGAGTGACCAGGAGCAGGAGCACAGTCACAAACATGCTCTGGTCCTAACCCTCCAAGCGCCTGTATGAACACAGCAATGAGAGACATTACATGCAGGCAATTATCTAGCACCAATGAGCAATTAAGACGTCATATCAACGACACCAAGCAACAGAAATGTGCGTTTgaaaactaataattatttttccttaatgatctgctgattattttcttgattactTGTAGGGCTGTCCTCGACTAAATAAATTCTTAGTCAACTAACAGTCATACCATTTTGACGATCTTTCACGCAAAAGCACCAATTACAAGTTTGTGCTTACCACAGATCATAAGCTCATAAGCttcttgaaaataaataattcaacatgAAAAAAAGACTTCAGAAACTAATTGATTGAGGGAGGCAGCCGTAAGTACTTGTTTTTtctataaaaagtcagaaaatagtaagTAAGAAAATGCCAATTATAAATTCCCAGAGCCCAATGTGttgtattcaaatgttttgctttgtctgaccaacagacCAAAACCCAAACATGTTCACTTCACATGTGACAAAGAAACGCAGCAATCCATCAAAGGAGTTAAAAGGCTAGAACTTCTAACTTCTTCTAATcctttattaaaatagtttctgATCAATACTCTATTGATCAACTAATTAAATAATCAGTTTCAGCTGTCCACAAAACTAAAGGAAAAATACTTGCACTTTGTCTTATGAATGCCACATAGAAGGAAAGTCATAAATAAAAGTTGCATTTAAAAAGTCAATACAGATGAATAATGTGCACACTATGAAGCAATAGTTAATATAACCTTTAAATACACGCAAACTTACACAAATCTCCAAAGACAAAATAGATGAGTAATAAATTACGTGGCAATGTCTCCTTCTCCAGCTGTTTTAAAGTCCTTTGAGAGCTGCTGCTTGTTGAGTGCACTGATCAGTGGATACTGGCGGAGGTGCAGACTTTGTACTTTGCTCAAGGGCATTGAGCTTCCCGTACAACTGTTTGACTGTTGATACAGTGCTGGGAATGTCCGACCAACTAATTTAGCAATAACCTAAAATAATcgatttagcgagaaagggaaggctGCAgcaaaggagggggggggggggggggggggagataaagTGGAAAAAAGAGTGATCAGATTAGATCATTTGACTATCAACACAAACCTGTTCAGTTCACAGCGACAGGTTGGTGAtaaatcactcacacacacacacacacacacacacacacacacacacacacacacacacacacacacacacacacacacacacacacacacacacacacacacacacacacacacacacacacacgagacagAGTTAAACATAAATCATCTTTAAGCCTGTTACTCAGGAAAAACACCTGACCAGCTGTGACCATCGTCTGGTTTATCTTTAACATGTACATCAGTGATTCACCGTGACAGACTGTTTTACCTGTGTAGTCGGCTCGCCCAAAAACCTACACCCGTGTGCTGTCTGAGGACCTTGAAGCTTGTGTAATAACTTCTAAAGTGACtttgtcaaaacatttattctgcaTTTGGCAAGCAACCagtacagagaggagagcattAAAAGCGACACAAGTCAATGTTTGCTTGAAAGTAAAGCTTGTTTGCCACTCGCTCGGATTAACCTGGTGTCACCTCTTGTTGGTATCAGGGTTCCAATAGTTTCAAAGATGTGCAGCCTAAACTATTTGGACACCCTGtctaaacatacatatatagacataacTGGGAAAGCACCAGACTTTTAGGCATAAAAAGACTTTAAAGGGTAAAATCGATGTACCGGTTTAAACCACATCTTGAAATGTTAAAGTCTGAAAAAGGTCAAAACTGCTCATGGAAATGATGACCGTGTGATCAGTAATGGAAGAAGCCCCATTCCCATCCGATACAAATGAGTAAAAAGTTAATATTATCTTCCATATTTAATTCAGTTAACATCTGGAGCATAGattctgaatataaaaagaaaGGAGAACAAGCAAACAGTCCACAAGACTAATAGGAGTCAAAGGGGAAAATCACCTCCAGGCACTTATTAAACTCTACTCACCACAATGTGCAAAACAAAGTGCAAATggaacaccaacacacacatatcaaatGTGTCTCGATGTAGATGATGCGTCTTTATTACTGACATTTGTTATATGACAAACAAACTCTTAGGAGGAATTAAAGTTTGTATTAGTAAACATGGAGCTGTGGCATTATAGAGCAATAGTTGAAGCCTAGGCAGAGATATTATAAACCTCAATAATGACAGAGAACCTAATAttcccctcctccatctctaGGCAGCCAGAACATAGTACACGTTGAACTGAACGCCCAGAGTTTAAAGCTCATTTTATGACTAAGAGTGCAACATCTGGAGTCCCTGCGTTACACAGTCATATTTACACAGTGGCAACGCAAAACAGCAAAGGCCACCTCATGAGTGCCAACAGCTGGATTTTAAGCCTGAGTTACTTTGTTAGAGATTACTGCAGTCAAAGAATTTACTTTTTCTTAAAACATTAACACTTGTCACATCTTATATAAAGATTACCAACATACACAGGGCAGCTGGAACATTATATATAGGCCATTATACAAACATTCATTATATTGCtctttttaaactacattttttttttaacctctatTGGCTTCTAGGCATAGTAGTACTTTCTCTGCTTCCCCCGCAAGATAATCGAAAAAGTTATGGATCATCTGAAAAGACACTATCTTCATTCAGCTAGTGATTACATTCACGTCGAGAGCATATCCAGTGTATTCCAACACATGATTCCTCCTCAGTTAcaagctgcttttatttttctctcagcATAGAAAACCTTCCCTTATACCACATACACGCTCCAACCTACCATAAAGATTGAGCAAAAAAAAGGGCATATTCTCTTGTCCTGTAGAGGCCAGCATGCTCAACCATAAACTAACCATCACACGCTTTTGTAGTCACAGACCTTTTTGAGAATCATGAGGTGCCAAGACCGTATTAACCGGAGTATATTGCCCATATGTACAATAAGGACTTGTGTAATGATTGAGCAGTTTTGTTCATCACTGATTAATGCACTGCAGGGATATGGCTGTATCCTGTTTGGATCTTTAAGTTCACATTTGCCACAGCCAAGTTACAAGTGTGAGAAACTGGTGAGCCTATTCAACTGTCCGGCTTTGTGACGAATCATCGACTCATTGATCTTCAGTTCCAACTACATGCTAACTTATGACTGTGAACTTGTGACCCTGGGATAATAAGCCTATACATCATCACAACACTAGCAATGTGTGGCTTTCTTTCACATAGTTTAGATTGGAAATAACTTAATTTGGCAGTGAATTTAACTGTCATCAGCACTGTGTCCACTTCTGTGCTTCGAATGCAAATCAAACTGAGATAAAGTTCAACATCTTTGTTCAGTATCAATGGTCTGTTACACTCAACAGATGAATAACAAGGTGAAGACATGAATCCAACCTTCAAATTTATAACACTGAATGACAGAGCATGTAGCCTCAGTTTAACGCTTTCTTAGGATCTGGTAAAGCAGCAATGATCCTCAGGTATTTGTCTTGTTAGTGTCTGAGCCCCTGAACCTCACAGTGTGTGAACCGCTGCTGTTCAGCTTAAAACAGAACACATATATCCTGCAGTTCAAAAGGCTTCCTGAACGCGTCCTGTTTACACGTGTTGTCCTGTTCCTGTGATTTCGCTAATCAGgaaacacatataaacataaaacataaaaataaactgCGAGGGAAATATTAGAAACGGTTAAAAAACGCGACATTAGTAAGAATGAAAGTATAGAAACTTAAATACAAACCGCTCGTGAACACACCTTATCGTATCCCAAACACAGGAGTCACTTGACTTAACAAACTCTCAATCTATACAGTAAATTGAGGTACTTAAGCAAAGCACACTCGTTAATATTTACAAGTAATTTCCCCGCAGTCAATTACATTACTGCACACAACACACCGACACCTGCTAGCTGTCAAACTTCCGCTAACGTCACACGCAGACAAAGCTACACAATAATTGTTCTTATTTTTGCGACTAcaatatccccccccccccaacaaacAAGACTAaactacaaagaaaaacatagtAGAGGAAGCTGACATACTACGTAAAAAGTTAATTGAATTACGAACCTGCCCCGTGTTGTCATGAATGAACGACTCGGTACACCGTCAGTaaacacttcctgcttcagTCACGTGACACGGTCCTGCTGCTGATGGAGgctgtatattttgtatttcatatGAATAGCAGAGGGATACAATTGGAAAAATAAGAATAGTATATGGGAGTAGACATGGTCAAAAGAGGTTCAGCTGCAATTGTAACCTACACTGCATTCAGCAGCACACTTCCATCACATGTGCAGATCTTTCTGCCAGCATCCCTTTAAA contains the following coding sequences:
- the h6pd gene encoding GDH/6PGL endoplasmic bifunctional protein, translating into MFVTVLLLLVTLCVQGGNGEERAEAQRPGHVSVVIVGGTGDLAKKYLWQGFFELYENQVSSGNTFSFYGGGLSPADAGKPVLFEILKAVACSKDASQERCALLKEQLLRLAQYRQLKTLEDYQDLAKHIEQELQQEGITEAGRLFYLSVPAFAYADIADKINNSCRPNSGAWLRVVLEKPFGHDFRSAQLLASQLGSSLKDEEMYRIDHYLGKQVVANILPFRVENNKFLDPIWNKHHIERVEIVMKETLDVKGRIPFYDQYGVIRDVLQNHLTEVMTLLTMRLPMNRSSSEEVLQNKLQIFSSLLPIGKNQAVVGQYQAYKTSVQQEMNKTKDHVSLTPTFAAVLAHIDEARYEGVPILLISGKMLDERVGYARILFKNDVFCLQNHNSVHCKPKQIVFYFGHGSLKYPAILVSKNLFRPVLMGGEWKEVTEHTDVNILGLPISDYYVQTPTEQREAYSELISHIFAGRKNSFISAENLLASWGLWTPLLSSLASSFPRIYPGGADNGDMLDVRVKGKDIVYSSDVVIISPDQMGGTSANGFQVMQGKFRSGDMVSAWAEELVERLAADIQEAAEAAVHEGGVFHLALSGGSTPIALFHRLVLHHFSFPWRNTHVWMVDERCVPLTELESNFHSMHEHLLQHVRIPYYNIHPMPVQLNQRLCVEEDAGALLYEKEVSKLVNGSSFHFVLLGVGHDSHTASLFPGSKVAELGESLVAITESPVKPHQRMSLTFSAINRARTVALLVMGKGKHELITQLSRVKDNPDKWPVTGVKPADGRLVWYIDYDALLG